The following proteins come from a genomic window of Kitasatospora sp. NBC_01246:
- a CDS encoding type I polyketide synthase: MAETQDRLVEALRLSLKENELLRRQNAELADPAPEPIAIVGMACRLPGGVRTPQDLWTLLTDGADVIADLPRDRGWDIDGRYDPDPDVPGTFYVRQGGFLTDVAEFDAEFFGISPREALGMDPQQRLLLETSWEAVEAAGIDPHSLRGSRTGVFAGLGYHDYGTRLGRVPDGLEGYLGNGRSGSVASGRVSYTLGLEGPAVTVDTACSSSLVALHLAARSLRQGECDLALAGGVTVMSTLDGILELARQRALARDGRSKAFGAGADGMSMAEGVGLLLVERLSDARRLGHPVLAVLRGSAINQDGRSNGLTAPNGAAQRRVIRQALAEARLTPDQVDLLEAHGTGTALGDPIEAVELLATYGQGRPQEHPAWLGSVKSNLGHTQFAAGVTGVIKAVLAMRHGVLPKTLHADERTGQVDWSSGAVELLTRARPWPETGRPRRSAVSSFGISGTNAHVVLEQAPPEPSESAEASGDGVVPWLLSGGDEGALRAQAGRLAAHLRERPELGVRDVGHALAVTRAALPERAAVLGADRAALLHGLDALAEGRPAAAVVRSAVTEHDGTVFVFPGQGSQWLGMGVELLAESEAFRDRMAECAEALKPFVDWDLLDVLRGAPGAPSLDRIDVVQPVLFSVLVSLAAVWRSFGVEPSAVVGHSQGEVAAACVAGVLTLPDAARLAALRSRALARLAGLGGLAPVFLPVEQVRERLRAWEGRLSVAAVNGPGTVVVSGDLDALGAFVKDCEADGVRVRRVQAGVASHGPQIDLVRDELAGVLAPVVPGPAAIPFYSSVTGRLMEGRELDAAYWYANLRQPVEFEAATRALLDDDHRVFVEVSPHPVLAASIQDTVESAEATATVTGTLRRDEGGPERLLASVAGLWAAGVPVDWSAATAGGRPVELPTYAFQRRRYWLDAEPEEEPEPGGRPLADQPFWAAVEQGDIEALARALGAGPDGGAAVDALAPALPLLAAWRQRQRTLSVVDGWRYVIDWQPLREPSGPALSGTWLVVVPAGDTGDPWAAEAERALAEHGARVLRIALDPAADRARLADRLRELAGGPEPLAGVLSLLAQAGQPHPEHPALSVGLVLTLTLVQALGDAGVAAPLWCATRGAVTVGAADPLDSPGQAALWGLGRTVALEHPDRWGGLVDLPGQPDDRARARLCGVLAGIADEDQVAVRAGGLYARRLVRASAPAPGAEVAAGAGAEPGTAAEPAGWRPRGTVLLTGATGAVGPYLARWLARSGAEHLVLTSRSAAGGPATDALRAELAAAGTRLTVTACNVADRSALAALVARLAADGTPVRAVVHAAAFIRLSSLDATTPAEFAEVVAAKADGARHLDEIFDRDDLDAFVLFSSVAGVWGSGDHGAYAVANAYLDALAQQRRARGLRATAVAWGLWNTPDRWGPEGPSKEAERRLFRQGLPLMDPEPAVAALQQVLDRDETFVALVDVAWDRFVPTFASARPRPLLDAIPEARRGRRSEQPEPGHAADALARWRDRLAGRPAAEADRELLELVAGTVAAVLGHDSPEAIATGRPFRELGFESLASVDLRNRLNAATGLRLPTTVVFDHPTVRALVDRLRTEILGESPQVAEHPAPAGAAAGDDPVAIVAMSCRLPGGVRTPEDLWQLLDAGTDAVSGLPTERGWDLAGLYHPQPGRPDTTCTREGGFLHDAAEFDPGFFDIGPSEALAMDPQQRLLLEASWEAVERAGIDPHALRGSRTGVYIGSRYQGYGARAEVTDELSAHLGLGDVISILSGRVSYTLGLEGPAVTVDTACSSSMVALHLAAQALRQGDCSLALAGGVTVMSYPSELVGLSRLGELSADGRCKSFSAEADGMGMAEGVAVVLLERLSDARRHGHPVLALVRGSAVNQDGASNGLTAPNGSAQRRVIQQALANADLTPDQVDAVEAHGTGTALGDPIEATALLAAYGAGRSPERPLWLGTMKSNIGHTQSASGVAGVIKMVLAMRHGVLPRTLHADRPSPQVDWDASAVRLLTRARSWPETGRPRRAGVSSFGMSGTNTHVVLEHVAEGAPDSGGAPARQHGPLPWALSGRTAAGLAAQAARLAAFLESGAEPSALDVAFSLATGRAGLEHRAVVFAADREGFLGGLKAVAEGAPAENVIDGRPEADTAAQATGTAGGLEALARRWVRGQDVDWRTALPGGRRVDLPTYAFQREAFWLTR; the protein is encoded by the coding sequence ATGGCTGAGACCCAGGACCGCCTCGTCGAAGCCCTGCGGCTCTCGCTGAAGGAGAACGAGCTGCTGCGCCGGCAGAACGCCGAGCTCGCCGACCCCGCGCCCGAACCGATCGCGATCGTGGGCATGGCCTGCCGCCTCCCGGGCGGGGTGCGCACCCCGCAGGACCTCTGGACGCTGCTGACCGACGGCGCGGACGTGATCGCCGACCTGCCCCGGGACCGCGGCTGGGACATCGACGGCCGGTACGACCCCGACCCGGACGTGCCCGGCACGTTCTACGTCCGGCAGGGCGGCTTCCTGACGGACGTCGCGGAGTTCGACGCGGAGTTCTTCGGCATCTCGCCGCGCGAAGCGCTCGGGATGGACCCCCAGCAGCGGCTGCTGCTGGAGACCTCCTGGGAGGCCGTCGAGGCGGCGGGCATCGACCCGCACTCCCTGCGCGGCAGCCGGACCGGCGTCTTCGCGGGCCTCGGCTACCACGACTACGGCACCCGGCTGGGCCGGGTGCCGGACGGGCTGGAGGGCTACCTGGGCAACGGCCGCTCGGGCAGCGTCGCCTCCGGTCGGGTCTCCTACACGCTCGGGCTGGAGGGGCCGGCCGTCACGGTGGACACGGCCTGCTCGTCCTCGCTGGTCGCGCTGCACCTCGCGGCCCGCTCGCTGCGCCAGGGCGAGTGCGACCTCGCCCTGGCCGGCGGGGTGACGGTGATGTCCACCCTGGACGGCATCCTGGAGCTGGCCCGCCAGCGGGCCCTGGCCCGTGACGGCCGCTCCAAGGCGTTCGGCGCCGGCGCCGACGGCATGAGCATGGCCGAGGGGGTCGGCCTGCTGCTGGTGGAGCGGCTCTCCGACGCCCGCCGCCTCGGCCACCCGGTGCTCGCGGTGCTCCGGGGCAGCGCGATCAACCAGGACGGCAGGTCGAACGGCCTGACCGCGCCGAACGGCGCCGCGCAGCGCCGGGTGATCCGGCAGGCCCTCGCCGAGGCGCGGCTGACGCCGGACCAGGTCGACCTGCTGGAGGCGCACGGCACCGGCACCGCGCTGGGCGACCCGATCGAGGCCGTCGAGCTGCTGGCCACCTACGGCCAGGGCCGGCCGCAGGAGCACCCGGCCTGGCTGGGCTCGGTGAAGTCGAACCTCGGCCACACCCAGTTCGCCGCCGGTGTCACCGGGGTCATCAAGGCCGTCCTCGCGATGCGGCACGGTGTGCTGCCGAAGACGCTGCACGCGGACGAGCGGACCGGGCAGGTGGACTGGTCGTCGGGTGCGGTGGAGCTGTTGACGCGGGCGCGGCCGTGGCCGGAGACGGGGCGGCCGAGGCGTTCGGCGGTGTCCTCGTTCGGGATCAGCGGGACCAACGCGCATGTGGTGCTGGAGCAGGCACCGCCGGAGCCGTCGGAGTCGGCGGAGGCGAGCGGGGACGGTGTGGTGCCGTGGCTGCTGTCGGGTGGTGACGAGGGCGCCCTGCGGGCCCAGGCCGGCCGGCTGGCGGCGCATCTGCGGGAGCGGCCGGAGCTGGGCGTGCGGGACGTCGGCCACGCGCTGGCGGTCACCCGCGCGGCGCTGCCCGAGCGGGCCGCGGTCCTCGGCGCGGACCGGGCGGCCCTGCTGCACGGCCTGGACGCGCTGGCCGAGGGCCGACCCGCCGCCGCGGTGGTCCGGTCCGCCGTCACCGAGCACGACGGCACCGTCTTCGTCTTCCCGGGCCAGGGCTCGCAGTGGCTCGGGATGGGTGTCGAGCTGCTGGCGGAGTCGGAGGCCTTCCGGGACCGCATGGCGGAGTGCGCCGAGGCGCTGAAGCCCTTCGTCGACTGGGACCTCCTGGACGTCCTGCGGGGCGCGCCCGGCGCGCCGTCGCTGGACCGGATCGACGTCGTCCAGCCCGTGCTGTTCTCCGTCCTGGTGTCGCTGGCGGCGGTCTGGCGCTCCTTCGGGGTGGAACCCTCGGCCGTGGTGGGGCACTCCCAGGGCGAGGTGGCGGCGGCCTGCGTGGCCGGTGTGCTGACGCTCCCGGACGCCGCCCGGCTGGCCGCGCTGCGCAGCCGGGCCCTGGCCCGACTGGCCGGACTCGGTGGGCTGGCCCCGGTGTTCCTGCCGGTGGAGCAGGTGCGCGAACGCCTGCGGGCCTGGGAGGGCCGGCTCTCGGTGGCGGCCGTGAACGGGCCGGGCACCGTGGTGGTGTCGGGGGACCTCGACGCGCTGGGCGCCTTCGTGAAGGACTGCGAGGCGGACGGCGTCCGGGTCCGCCGGGTCCAGGCGGGCGTCGCCTCGCACGGGCCGCAGATCGATCTGGTCCGGGACGAGCTGGCCGGGGTACTGGCGCCGGTCGTGCCGGGCCCGGCCGCGATCCCGTTCTACTCCTCGGTCACCGGTCGGCTGATGGAGGGGCGGGAGCTGGACGCCGCCTACTGGTACGCCAATCTGCGCCAGCCGGTGGAGTTCGAGGCCGCCACCCGGGCGCTGCTCGACGACGACCACCGGGTCTTCGTCGAGGTCAGCCCCCACCCGGTGCTGGCGGCGAGCATCCAGGACACCGTCGAGAGCGCGGAGGCCACGGCGACGGTGACGGGCACGCTGCGCCGTGACGAGGGCGGGCCGGAGCGCTTGCTGGCCTCGGTGGCCGGGCTCTGGGCCGCCGGTGTGCCGGTCGACTGGAGCGCCGCCACCGCCGGCGGGCGCCCGGTCGAGCTGCCCACCTACGCCTTCCAGCGCCGCCGCTACTGGCTCGACGCCGAGCCGGAGGAGGAGCCGGAGCCGGGCGGCCGGCCGCTCGCGGACCAGCCGTTCTGGGCGGCCGTCGAGCAGGGCGACATCGAGGCCCTGGCCCGCGCGCTGGGCGCCGGACCGGACGGCGGGGCGGCCGTCGACGCCCTGGCGCCCGCCCTGCCGCTGCTCGCCGCCTGGCGACAGCGGCAGCGGACGCTGTCCGTGGTGGACGGCTGGCGGTACGTCATCGACTGGCAGCCGCTCCGCGAGCCGTCCGGGCCGGCCCTGTCCGGCACCTGGCTGGTGGTGGTCCCGGCCGGTGACACCGGTGACCCGTGGGCCGCCGAGGCCGAACGCGCCCTCGCCGAGCACGGCGCCCGGGTGCTGCGGATCGCGCTCGACCCGGCCGCGGACCGCGCCAGGCTGGCCGACCGGCTGCGCGAACTCGCGGGCGGGCCGGAGCCCTTGGCGGGCGTGCTGTCGCTGCTGGCGCAGGCCGGGCAGCCGCACCCCGAGCACCCCGCGCTGTCGGTGGGCCTGGTGCTCACGCTGACCCTGGTGCAGGCGCTCGGTGACGCCGGTGTCGCGGCCCCGCTCTGGTGCGCGACGCGCGGCGCGGTCACGGTCGGCGCCGCCGACCCGCTCGACAGCCCCGGCCAGGCCGCCCTCTGGGGCCTGGGCCGGACGGTCGCCCTGGAGCACCCCGACCGCTGGGGCGGCCTGGTCGACCTGCCCGGGCAGCCGGACGACCGGGCGCGTGCCCGGCTGTGCGGCGTGCTCGCGGGCATCGCCGACGAGGACCAGGTGGCCGTCCGGGCCGGCGGCCTGTACGCGCGCCGGCTGGTCCGCGCGTCGGCCCCGGCCCCCGGGGCCGAGGTCGCAGCGGGGGCCGGGGCCGAGCCGGGGACGGCGGCCGAACCGGCCGGCTGGCGGCCGCGCGGCACCGTCCTGCTCACCGGCGCCACCGGGGCGGTCGGCCCCTATCTCGCCCGCTGGCTGGCCCGCAGCGGGGCCGAGCACCTGGTGCTCACCAGCCGCTCCGCCGCCGGCGGTCCGGCCACCGACGCGCTGCGGGCCGAACTCGCGGCCGCCGGTACCAGGTTGACGGTCACCGCGTGCAACGTCGCGGACCGGTCCGCGCTCGCCGCGCTGGTGGCCCGGCTGGCGGCGGACGGCACGCCGGTGCGGGCCGTCGTGCACGCGGCCGCCTTCATCCGGCTGAGTTCGCTGGACGCCACCACCCCGGCGGAGTTCGCCGAGGTGGTCGCGGCCAAGGCGGACGGCGCCCGCCACCTCGACGAGATCTTCGACCGGGACGACCTGGACGCCTTCGTGCTCTTCTCGTCCGTCGCAGGGGTCTGGGGCAGCGGCGACCACGGCGCCTACGCGGTGGCCAACGCCTACCTGGACGCCCTCGCGCAGCAGCGCCGGGCGCGCGGGCTACGGGCGACCGCGGTCGCCTGGGGGCTCTGGAACACCCCGGACCGCTGGGGCCCCGAGGGCCCGTCGAAGGAGGCCGAGCGCCGGCTGTTCCGGCAGGGGCTGCCGCTGATGGACCCCGAACCGGCCGTCGCCGCCCTCCAGCAGGTGCTGGACCGCGACGAGACCTTCGTCGCCCTGGTCGACGTGGCCTGGGACCGCTTCGTGCCGACCTTCGCCTCCGCCCGGCCGCGGCCGCTCCTGGACGCCATCCCCGAGGCCCGCCGGGGCCGCCGGAGCGAGCAGCCGGAGCCCGGGCACGCGGCGGACGCCCTCGCCCGGTGGCGCGACCGCCTGGCGGGCCGCCCGGCGGCGGAGGCCGACCGGGAGCTGCTGGAACTGGTCGCCGGGACGGTGGCGGCGGTGCTCGGCCACGACTCGCCCGAGGCGATCGCGACCGGGCGGCCCTTCCGCGAACTCGGCTTCGAGTCGCTGGCCTCGGTCGACCTGCGCAACCGGCTGAACGCCGCGACCGGCCTGCGGCTGCCGACCACCGTGGTCTTCGACCACCCGACGGTCCGGGCGCTCGTTGACCGGCTGCGGACCGAGATCCTGGGGGAGTCGCCCCAGGTGGCCGAGCACCCGGCGCCCGCCGGTGCCGCGGCCGGGGACGACCCCGTCGCGATCGTGGCGATGAGCTGCCGGCTGCCGGGCGGCGTCCGGACGCCCGAGGACCTCTGGCAGCTGCTCGACGCCGGTACGGACGCCGTCTCCGGGCTGCCCACCGAGCGCGGCTGGGACCTCGCGGGCCTCTACCACCCGCAGCCCGGACGCCCCGACACCACCTGCACGCGGGAGGGCGGATTCCTGCACGACGCCGCCGAGTTCGACCCCGGGTTCTTCGACATCGGCCCGAGCGAGGCGCTGGCGATGGATCCGCAGCAGCGGCTGCTGCTGGAGGCCTCCTGGGAGGCCGTCGAGCGGGCCGGCATCGACCCGCACGCCCTGCGCGGCAGCCGAACCGGCGTCTACATCGGCTCCCGCTACCAGGGCTACGGCGCGCGGGCCGAGGTCACCGACGAGCTGTCGGCGCACCTCGGTCTCGGCGACGTGATCAGCATCCTCTCCGGCCGGGTCTCCTACACCCTCGGCCTGGAGGGCCCGGCGGTCACCGTCGACACGGCGTGCTCGTCCTCGATGGTCGCCCTGCACCTGGCCGCCCAGGCGCTGCGCCAGGGCGACTGCTCGCTCGCCCTGGCGGGCGGGGTCACCGTGATGTCCTACCCCTCCGAACTGGTCGGGCTGAGCCGGCTGGGCGAGCTGTCGGCGGACGGCCGCTGCAAGTCCTTCTCGGCGGAGGCCGACGGCATGGGGATGGCCGAGGGCGTCGCCGTCGTCCTGCTGGAGCGGCTGTCGGACGCCCGCCGGCACGGGCACCCGGTGCTGGCCCTGGTCCGCGGCTCGGCCGTCAACCAGGACGGCGCGAGCAACGGGCTCACCGCACCCAACGGTTCGGCGCAGCGGCGGGTGATCCAGCAGGCTCTGGCCAACGCCGACCTGACGCCCGATCAGGTCGACGCGGTGGAGGCGCACGGTACCGGTACGGCGCTGGGCGATCCGATCGAGGCCACCGCGCTGCTGGCCGCCTACGGGGCCGGCCGCTCGCCCGAACGGCCGCTCTGGCTGGGCACCATGAAGTCCAACATCGGCCACACCCAGTCGGCGTCCGGCGTGGCCGGAGTGATCAAGATGGTGCTGGCCATGCGGCACGGCGTGCTGCCCAGGACCTTGCACGCGGACCGGCCGTCACCGCAGGTGGACTGGGACGCCAGCGCGGTCCGGCTGCTGACGCGGGCGCGGTCCTGGCCGGAGACCGGTCGGCCCAGGCGGGCCGGGGTGTCCTCGTTCGGGATGAGCGGCACCAACACCCATGTCGTGCTGGAACACGTGGCCGAGGGCGCCCCGGACTCCGGGGGCGCTCCGGCTCGGCAGCACGGGCCGCTGCCCTGGGCACTGTCGGGCCGCACCGCGGCCGGGCTGGCCGCCCAGGCGGCGCGCCTCGCCGCCTTCCTGGAGTCCGGGGCCGAGCCGTCCGCCCTGGACGTCGCCTTCTCGCTGGCCACCGGCCGGGCGGGCCTGGAGCACCGCGCGGTGGTGTTCGCCGCCGACCGGGAGGGGTTCCTCGGCGGGCTCAAGGCGGTGGCCGAGGGGGCGCCGGCCGAGAACGTGATCGACGGCCGGCCGGAGGCGGACACCGCGGCCCAGGCGACCGGGACGGCCGGCGGACTGGAGGCGCTCGCCCGGCGGTGGGTGCGCGGCCAGGACGTCGACTGGCGGACCGCCCTGCCGGGCGGGCGGCGGGTGGACCTGCCCACCTACGCCTTCCAGCGCGAGGCCTTCTGGCTGACGCGCTGA
- a CDS encoding fatty acid CoA ligase family protein, whose product MTVAPRHPFEAEAGLADYLERHARTSPEKTAIIHPDGREPDGAIRYRELSYGELQRRVEELAAGFSRIGITSGMRTILMPKPGPDLYILVFALLRIGAVPVVVDPGMGIKRMLNCYRAVGAEAFVGPSVAHAVRVLGRRTFATVRIKVTLGRRWFWGGHTLDGLLGGSGSAPARPVTGDDLMMIAFTTGSTGAAKGVESVHRMATATARQMHAAHGRDRDDISLVTVPIWGLFDLIYGSTMVLAPIAPAKVAQADPELLTAALTRFRVSTVFGSPALFRVLAAHLERERVPLPELRGVVSAGAPVPPDLVASLRRVLDERTGIHVAYGATEAMPISSIESAEILGETAARGALGDGTCVGRPVDGTLVRLVRVDDGPLPDWEDDLAVPAGEIGEIVVAGDVVSPRYHATADANAQYKIRERPADGPERTWHRTGDLGYLDDAGRLWFCGRRAQRVRTAGGDLHTVRCEGVFNAHPLVRRSALVGIGAPGAQRPVVCVETEDGVSEEQWPELLTELRRLGADRPLTAGLREFLRHPGFPVDIRHNAKIGREELAGWAERQTAART is encoded by the coding sequence ATGACCGTCGCACCCCGGCACCCCTTCGAGGCCGAGGCCGGTCTCGCCGACTACCTGGAACGGCACGCCCGCACCTCCCCCGAGAAGACCGCGATCATCCACCCCGACGGCCGGGAGCCGGACGGCGCGATCCGCTACCGCGAGCTCAGCTACGGCGAACTGCAACGCCGGGTCGAGGAGTTGGCGGCCGGGTTCAGCCGGATCGGGATCACCTCGGGCATGCGGACCATCCTGATGCCCAAGCCCGGACCGGATCTGTACATCCTCGTCTTCGCGCTGCTGCGGATCGGCGCGGTACCGGTGGTGGTGGACCCGGGCATGGGCATCAAGCGCATGCTCAACTGCTACCGCGCGGTGGGCGCGGAGGCCTTCGTCGGGCCCTCGGTCGCGCACGCCGTCCGAGTGCTCGGCCGCCGCACCTTCGCGACCGTCCGGATCAAGGTGACGCTGGGCCGGCGTTGGTTCTGGGGCGGCCACACCCTGGACGGGCTGCTCGGCGGCTCCGGCTCGGCGCCGGCCCGGCCGGTGACCGGCGACGACCTGATGATGATCGCCTTCACCACCGGGAGCACCGGGGCCGCCAAGGGCGTCGAGAGCGTCCACCGGATGGCCACCGCGACGGCCCGCCAGATGCACGCCGCGCACGGGCGCGACCGTGACGACATATCCCTGGTCACCGTCCCGATCTGGGGGCTGTTCGACCTCATCTACGGCTCGACCATGGTGCTGGCGCCGATCGCGCCGGCCAAGGTGGCGCAGGCGGACCCGGAGCTGCTGACGGCGGCCCTGACCCGGTTCCGGGTGTCCACCGTGTTCGGCTCCCCGGCGCTGTTCCGCGTCCTCGCCGCCCACCTGGAGCGCGAGCGCGTCCCGCTGCCCGAGCTGCGCGGCGTGGTGTCCGCCGGCGCACCCGTCCCGCCCGACCTGGTCGCCTCGCTGCGCCGGGTGCTGGACGAGCGGACCGGGATCCACGTCGCCTACGGCGCCACCGAGGCGATGCCGATCTCCTCGATCGAGTCCGCCGAGATCCTGGGCGAGACGGCGGCCCGGGGCGCGCTGGGCGACGGCACCTGCGTCGGCCGGCCGGTCGACGGGACGCTGGTGCGGCTGGTGCGGGTCGACGACGGCCCGCTGCCGGACTGGGAGGACGACCTGGCGGTCCCCGCGGGGGAGATCGGCGAGATCGTGGTGGCGGGGGACGTGGTCAGCCCGCGCTACCACGCCACCGCGGACGCCAACGCCCAGTACAAGATCCGCGAGCGGCCCGCCGACGGTCCCGAGCGGACCTGGCACCGGACCGGTGACCTGGGCTACCTGGACGACGCCGGGCGCCTCTGGTTCTGCGGGCGCCGGGCCCAGCGGGTGCGCACCGCCGGGGGCGACCTGCACACCGTCCGCTGCGAGGGGGTCTTCAACGCGCACCCGCTGGTCCGGCGCAGCGCGCTGGTCGGCATCGGGGCCCCCGGGGCCCAGCGCCCGGTGGTGTGCGTGGAGACCGAGGACGGCGTCTCCGAGGAGCAGTGGCCGGAGCTGCTGACCGAGCTGCGCCGGCTCGGCGCCGACCGGCCGCTGACGGCCGGGCTGCGCGAGTTCCTGCGGCACCCGGGGTTCCCGGTCGACATCCGGCACAACGCGAAGATCGGGCGCGAGGAGCTGGCCGGCTGGGCCGAGCGGCAGACGGCCGCCCGCACCTGA
- a CDS encoding SDR family NAD(P)-dependent oxidoreductase → MRTSAASTDRVWFITGASRGLGRAFADAALAAGDRVAVAARTTGPLEELAAAHPGRVLPLGLDVTDRGAVFAAVDEAVGHFGRLDIVVNNAGMLSMGMVEEFGEAEARAHLDVNFFGALWVSQAVLPVLRGQGSGHLVQISSVAALGGFPSTGLYSAGKFALEGLSEAIAREVAGFGVKVSIVQPGGYWTDLYTAMHSTDTLDAYDPLRAELAKQFAEGSVDSDPKLAAEALLRLVDSDEPPLRLLLGSMVYDLAFDIARTRMETWAGWEEVSRAAERAVPAPGPAAGVR, encoded by the coding sequence ATGCGCACCTCAGCCGCAAGCACCGACCGGGTCTGGTTCATCACGGGCGCCAGCCGGGGCCTCGGCCGCGCCTTCGCGGACGCGGCACTCGCCGCGGGGGACCGGGTCGCGGTCGCCGCGCGCACCACCGGGCCGCTGGAGGAGCTGGCGGCCGCCCACCCCGGGCGGGTGCTGCCCCTCGGGCTGGACGTGACCGACCGCGGCGCCGTCTTCGCGGCGGTCGACGAGGCCGTCGGCCACTTCGGCCGGCTCGACATCGTCGTCAACAACGCCGGGATGCTCTCGATGGGCATGGTCGAGGAGTTCGGCGAGGCCGAGGCCCGGGCCCACCTCGACGTCAACTTCTTCGGCGCGCTCTGGGTGAGCCAGGCGGTGCTGCCCGTGCTGCGCGGGCAGGGCTCCGGGCACCTGGTGCAGATCTCCAGCGTCGCCGCGCTGGGCGGATTCCCGAGCACCGGGCTCTACAGCGCCGGCAAGTTCGCGCTGGAGGGCCTGAGCGAGGCGATCGCGAGGGAGGTGGCGGGCTTCGGCGTGAAGGTGAGCATCGTGCAGCCCGGTGGCTACTGGACCGACCTCTACACGGCGATGCACAGCACCGACACCCTGGACGCCTACGACCCGCTCCGGGCCGAACTGGCGAAGCAGTTCGCCGAGGGCTCGGTCGACAGCGACCCGAAGCTCGCCGCCGAGGCGCTGCTCCGGCTCGTCGACAGCGACGAGCCTCCGCTGCGCCTGCTGCTGGGGAGCATGGTCTACGACCTGGCGTTCGACATCGCGCGGACCAGGATGGAGACCTGGGCCGGCTGGGAGGAGGTCAGCCGTGCGGCGGAGCGCGCGGTGCCCGCGCCCGGCCCGGCCGCCGGGGTGCGGTGA
- a CDS encoding alpha/beta hydrolase has translation MNGDTGSTVRAGRESGATGHRALVWRELPERPVAAVLVLHGGREHGLGRPGPVNLPGLRMTGFVRALRRETAGAGVAIGTVRYRHQGWNGERADAARDTRAALGDLAEELGHVPTLLVGHSMGGRAALRAAGHPNVTGVVALAPWCPAEDPCEQLAGRSVLMLHGDRDKVTGPADTRAFAARARSAGAGVCGYTVVGSGHTLLRRSGDWHRATARLCTGLLGLCDLPAEVGAALALPAGSRDALALPLPAQPRTAPPRRLTPVLPTDA, from the coding sequence GTGAACGGCGACACGGGGAGCACGGTCCGGGCGGGTCGCGAGAGCGGTGCGACCGGCCACCGGGCGCTGGTCTGGCGGGAGCTGCCCGAGCGCCCGGTGGCCGCGGTGCTGGTCCTGCACGGCGGCCGGGAGCACGGCCTCGGCCGGCCCGGCCCGGTCAACCTGCCCGGTCTGCGGATGACCGGCTTCGTCCGGGCCCTGCGCCGGGAGACGGCGGGGGCCGGGGTCGCGATCGGCACCGTCCGCTACCGCCACCAGGGCTGGAACGGCGAGCGCGCCGACGCCGCCCGGGACACCCGGGCCGCGCTCGGCGACCTGGCCGAGGAGCTGGGGCACGTGCCGACCCTGCTGGTCGGCCACTCGATGGGCGGCCGGGCGGCGCTGCGCGCGGCGGGCCACCCGAACGTCACCGGCGTGGTCGCGCTGGCGCCCTGGTGCCCGGCGGAGGATCCGTGCGAACAGCTCGCCGGCCGGAGCGTCCTGATGCTGCACGGCGACCGCGACAAGGTCACCGGCCCGGCCGACACCCGCGCCTTCGCCGCCCGCGCCCGCTCGGCCGGGGCCGGGGTCTGCGGCTACACCGTGGTCGGCAGCGGTCACACCCTCCTCCGGCGCTCCGGTGACTGGCACCGTGCCACCGCCCGGCTCTGCACCGGACTGCTCGGCCTGTGCGACCTGCCCGCCGAGGTCGGGGCCGCGCTGGCGCTGCCGGCCGGCAGCCGCGACGCCCTCGCCCTCCCGCTCCCCGCCCAGCCGCGCACGGCGCCACCGCGCCGCCTCACCCCGGTCCTGCCGACCGACGCCTGA
- a CDS encoding DUF6401 family natural product biosynthesis protein has translation MFATPDESHRDSPDQPAGCPLPGIVAAFTPRLAEFAFEPGFVAAVDQHVAQLRELLYAQGPELLPLALDRAELSQYAAEFVDALIDIGWREPVGYDFAVHRLTAICWLVREQGLLTR, from the coding sequence ATGTTCGCCACGCCCGACGAGTCCCACCGCGACTCCCCCGACCAGCCGGCCGGCTGCCCGCTGCCCGGGATCGTCGCCGCCTTCACGCCGCGGCTGGCCGAGTTCGCCTTCGAGCCCGGCTTCGTCGCCGCGGTCGACCAGCACGTCGCCCAGTTGCGCGAGCTGCTCTACGCGCAGGGCCCGGAGCTGCTGCCCCTGGCGCTGGACCGCGCGGAGCTGTCGCAGTACGCGGCGGAGTTCGTCGACGCGCTGATCGACATCGGCTGGCGGGAGCCGGTGGGGTACGACTTCGCGGTGCACCGGCTGACCGCGATCTGCTGGCTGGTGCGCGAGCAGGGCCTGCTCACCCGCTGA